TAAGCGTTTTTATCGCAGAATCTAAAAAGATCTGCGCAGGAGAATTGGTAAAATAGCATTAAATTGAGGCCCCGTTCCTTTTTGTCAATTCTTCCTTTTTTCTGACATCGCCTTTTCCGAATTCTTTTGATTATATTCTTAGTGGGGATATTTAAGGAGATGTTATGGCTTATTCAAAGTTTTTTGGAATTGCCTGTGGCGTAGCGATGCTAGCAGGTTCTGTTTCTGCGGCTACACTTCCAACAGCAAAAGAAGTTCAAGCCAAGATGGGCTTGGGCTTCAATATCGGCAACTCGATGGAAGTGCCGAACAATCCGACGGCCTGGGGCAATCCGTTCCCGACTCAGGCTTTGTTGGATTCCGTGAAGGCGGCAGGCTTCAATACGGTGCGTATTCCTTGCGCTTGGGATAGCCACACGAGCGGTGGCAAGGTCACCGAAACTTGGCTTGATTCCGTGAAGACGGTTGTCGATTACGCGATGCGCGCGGGCCTCTACACGATTTTGAACATCCACCACGAAGGTGAAGGTGGTTGGTTCCAGAGCAACATCGGCACGAGCGTCAATAGCAACATCGACAACAAGATGAAAACTTACTGGACGCAGATTGCGAACAAGTTTAAGGACTACAACGAACGGTTGCTTTTCGCGGGCGCAAACGAACCCGGCCCGAATGTGAATACGTGGACATCGCAGCATGTGTCTACGCTTATGCACTACTACCAGACGTTCATTGATGCCGTGCGCGCTACGGGTGGCAACAACGAGACTCGCACCTTGATTATCCAAGGCCTCAACACTGACATCGACAAGTCGGTCAAAAGTGCCCCGGTCAGCACTTTCCCGAAGGACAAGGTCGAAGGTCGCTTGATGTTCGAAGTGCACTACTATGATCCGTACCAGTACACGCTTATGACGAGCCAACAGGATTGGGGCGCTAGCGAACCGATTCAGCCGCAGTACTACTATGGCGATTACACCAAGGCTAGCGAACCCAAGCGCAATGCGGGTTATAACGCCTGGGCGGGCTCTGTCGATTCCAAGCTCGGGAGCATCGTGCATCCGCAGGAACAGTTCGCCAAGATGAAGACGAATTACGTGGATAAGGGCTACCCGGTCATTGTCGGTGAATTTGGTGCAAATGTCCGCTCTCCGGAATTGAGCGGTTCCGACCTGAATCTCCACAAGCAGGGCCGCGTGCAATGGCACAAGGATGTCGTTTCGGCGGCGAAGCAGTACGGGCTCACCCCGATTCTTTGGGATATGGGTAACGAAAGCAGTTCCGGCTACGACAACATGGCTTACATCCGTCGTCAATCTTCGCCGGTGGGCAAGGTCCTTGAAGTTGACGTTATCAACGCCATGCGCGGAGTGTATGGCCTCGGCAATTACGTGAACAACGGCGTCACGCACGTTGAAGACTTTATCAATGGCGGCAACGACGCGCCCGCCTCTAGTTCTAGCGTCGCAGTTTCTAGCTCCAGCGAAATTACGCAGTCTAGCAGCTCGGCTACAATTGTTTTGCCGACCGTTCTCGCGGGCGCTCAGGTGAAACTCCACCGCGATGGCAATACGCTTTATGGCTCAGCTGACATTATGCTTTTCGACATGAACGGAAACCTCGTCCGCTCCACGAATAACGTGTCCGCCGGGCAGGCCCAAATGCAACTGAACGGTCTCCGCCAAGGCAACTACATCGCTAAATGCAAAAATAGCGCCTTGCAAGTCAAGATTCGCTAAAACGCCTTGCTTGCACGGTTTCGGCGACGCCTCGTGCTTTTCAAAGGACGGTTTCTCAACCGCCCTTTTTGTTTTTTAGGGTGCTTTTTTCGCCGCAGAGCGGCCCCTTTACCGCGTGCTATGAATAGTGTATATTAATTCGCGGACCAGATCATCCCGCTGACAGAGGCGTACGCATCCACGGGCGGGTTCATCCCTTCTCGCAGTTGTAGGTCCGGTATTGACGGAAGCGGTGGCTTGACCACCCCTGCCTTGGAAAACCCATGCGGAATACACTGCGATACATATCCCGTCTGCGGCAGCGGATGGCTTTAAACAAATCTCTCAAATTTTAACCGCCGTGTGGCGGGGTTAAAGACTGTTGCTTTTTTTTCTCATTCTTATCCCCCTCATACGCATATCTAGCCGCCCAAAAGCGGCAAAGGAACTTTTATGAATAAAACGCAATATGCAGAAATGCTTAAGGATATCAGCGAAACTCACAAGAACGGAGGTGACGTTTCCGCTTGTATCGCGAAGTACAATGAACGCTATAAATACGTGTACGTTTATAACGACAATATTTTTAAGATTCTTTTCGGAAATCCTGAAAACGAGTCGATTACGGTAGATTTTCTCAATGCAGTGCTGAAGCTTGATGGCGGTGATTGCATTGAACGAGTCTCTTTCGTGAACCCTGCTCTCCCGGAAGCGATTGGCAAGAGCATCACCTCTGATGTCGTGGCGCTCGACCAGCGTCAGGAACGCATCGTGCTCGAAGTTCAGCATGTTGAACATGACTCCTTCAATAGCCGATTGGTTCTTTATGCTGCAAAACATACAATTGCAAGTCGTGTTAAAGGAGATGACTACAAGCTCCGCAACCTGAATCTCATCAGCCTTCAGATGTTTGACGGTTTCCCTGAGTCCCGCAATTACAGGCATTGTATTCGGCTCAAGAATCAGGATAATGAAGTTTTTTATGAAAAGGAAACGATAACGCTTGTCGAAATCCCTAAATTCATCAAGCGCAAATATGAAAAGGATTCCAGCAGGCTTGCGCTGTGGCTGCGCGTGTTTGATGGCTTGAACCGCGAATGTCCTGTTGATGTTCCGAAAGGCTCGCAATATGCCCTCTTGCAGGAAAAAGCCAAATTGTGTATTTTTACAAAGGACTTCCTTGTAAGCGAGGCTATGAAAATGAGCGACCACAATTATGAACTCTATGTTGAAAAACTAAATGCCCGGGCCGAGGGGCTTGCAGAAGGCCGCAATGAAGGTCGTGCTGAAGGTCGTGCTGAAGGTCGCGCAGAAGGTCGAGTTGAGGGACGAGCTGAAGGTCGCGTTCAAGGCCGCGTTGAAGGCCGCAACGATGAACGTACGGCTGTTGCTCTTGACATGCTTGCCGATAACGAACCGATTGAAAAAATCGTCAAGTACTCGCACTTGCCTGAAAGTAAAATTTTGGAACTTAGGGATTCCAGGGCGACATACACCAGCAAGTAACATTGTTGCGCTTTTTTTAAAAGGGGACGGTGTTAAAACCGTCCTTTTCACATTATACAGTTTGTATAATATAGACTTTACGTCTCCTAAAAAATCGAAAATATTGCTTTCTCGTCAGCAAAATAAAATTTCCCGTATAATACAAATGTTGACTTTTGTATTGTAAAAATTTATTTTAAAAACCATGAAGTCTATTTTCGAATACCGCGATTATCACCTCTATTTGCAGGATTATTACGACGAACGTAAACGTCTTGGAGCTTTCTCGTGGCGTGAATTTTGTCGGAATGCGGGTTTTTCTTCGCCGAATTTTTTAAAGCTTGTTAGCATGGGTCAAAGCAAGCTCAGTAAAATTAAGGCCTGCCAGGTGGCGAAATCGATGGGACTCGTCGATTACGAAGAACAGTATTTTTACCAGCTTGTTGCCTATGGTAACGCGGATAACAACGAAACTCAAAGAGCCGCGTTTCTCGAAATGGAACGTATTGCCTTGGAGCATCAGGTTCGCGTTGTCGACAAAGAGGCTCTTCAATATTATGAATCTTGGAAGTATCCGGTTATTCGCGAACTCGCTCCGCTCATGCCTGGGGCAACGCCGCGCGACCTTGCCGAAGAATGCAAGGAATACGTATCTGCCGAAGAAATTAGTGATGTTCTGGATTTCCTTGTCAAAGCTGGATTTTTGAAAAAAGAGGGCAATGGCGTTTATACCCAGACCGCCCAGACCATTATTGGTTCCAAGGAGGCGCTCCCTATCGCCATTCGCGCGATGCACAAAGAAATGGCCATTATGGCTGCCCGCGCCGTGGACCGCTATTCAGCAAATGAACGCTTCTTTAATGGTGTTACGCTTAGCGTGAATCAGGATGCGTACAACAGAATTATCGAAGAAATCAAGGCTTGTTGCAAAAAGGTTGTCGCTATTGCCAACGAGAACAGTAACTTTGATCAGGTTTGCCGAATCAACTTTCAATTTTTCCCACTCACGGATAAAATAACGGGGAAGAAATATGTTAAATAAATTTATCTACTTGGTTGGAATCCTTTTGCCGTTTGCTATAGTCGCATGTTCCAGTGGTACGGTTGATCCGAATGCGAATCCTTTAGCGTATGCCGACGGAAGCAGTTCTTCAATTTCCTCTAGTAGTGAGGACCATTCGGATGATAATATCTATATCAATAATCCCGCAAATGATGGCGTCTTTGTCATCAAGCAAGGCTATCAGGTTTTAGAACAAGGAAAACTTTACTCGGTCACGTTTGAAAAAGAAGCGACGACCAGGTATGTGATTGTTGATGTGACTGTGGGGGGTGCAGTCCCCACAGAAGGATCGATTGCGGTGTACTCCGAAGAAAAAGGCGCCTCCGCTTCTTGTAAAATTGACGAAAAAAATTATTCCTCCCAGTTTAAGATTGGGCAAAACAATCGTGTGGAAAGAAGTATAAAACTTGAAAAATTTGGCAGCGGTTGCGATGAACTCTTTGAACAGTTCAAAAAGCTTTGCTTGCTCCAGAATGTAAATGATGAACTCAGTGGCGCCTGCGACGACAAC
This sequence is a window from Fibrobacter sp. UBA4297. Protein-coding genes within it:
- a CDS encoding TIGR02147 family protein, yielding MKSIFEYRDYHLYLQDYYDERKRLGAFSWREFCRNAGFSSPNFLKLVSMGQSKLSKIKACQVAKSMGLVDYEEQYFYQLVAYGNADNNETQRAAFLEMERIALEHQVRVVDKEALQYYESWKYPVIRELAPLMPGATPRDLAEECKEYVSAEEISDVLDFLVKAGFLKKEGNGVYTQTAQTIIGSKEALPIAIRAMHKEMAIMAARAVDRYSANERFFNGVTLSVNQDAYNRIIEEIKACCKKVVAIANENSNFDQVCRINFQFFPLTDKITGKKYVK
- a CDS encoding glycoside hydrolase family 5 protein codes for the protein MAYSKFFGIACGVAMLAGSVSAATLPTAKEVQAKMGLGFNIGNSMEVPNNPTAWGNPFPTQALLDSVKAAGFNTVRIPCAWDSHTSGGKVTETWLDSVKTVVDYAMRAGLYTILNIHHEGEGGWFQSNIGTSVNSNIDNKMKTYWTQIANKFKDYNERLLFAGANEPGPNVNTWTSQHVSTLMHYYQTFIDAVRATGGNNETRTLIIQGLNTDIDKSVKSAPVSTFPKDKVEGRLMFEVHYYDPYQYTLMTSQQDWGASEPIQPQYYYGDYTKASEPKRNAGYNAWAGSVDSKLGSIVHPQEQFAKMKTNYVDKGYPVIVGEFGANVRSPELSGSDLNLHKQGRVQWHKDVVSAAKQYGLTPILWDMGNESSSGYDNMAYIRRQSSPVGKVLEVDVINAMRGVYGLGNYVNNGVTHVEDFINGGNDAPASSSSVAVSSSSEITQSSSSATIVLPTVLAGAQVKLHRDGNTLYGSADIMLFDMNGNLVRSTNNVSAGQAQMQLNGLRQGNYIAKCKNSALQVKIR
- a CDS encoding Rpn family recombination-promoting nuclease/putative transposase, with protein sequence MNKTQYAEMLKDISETHKNGGDVSACIAKYNERYKYVYVYNDNIFKILFGNPENESITVDFLNAVLKLDGGDCIERVSFVNPALPEAIGKSITSDVVALDQRQERIVLEVQHVEHDSFNSRLVLYAAKHTIASRVKGDDYKLRNLNLISLQMFDGFPESRNYRHCIRLKNQDNEVFYEKETITLVEIPKFIKRKYEKDSSRLALWLRVFDGLNRECPVDVPKGSQYALLQEKAKLCIFTKDFLVSEAMKMSDHNYELYVEKLNARAEGLAEGRNEGRAEGRAEGRAEGRVEGRAEGRVQGRVEGRNDERTAVALDMLADNEPIEKIVKYSHLPESKILELRDSRATYTSK